In Drosophila ananassae strain 14024-0371.13 chromosome 3R, ASM1763931v2, whole genome shotgun sequence, the DNA window ACTCTCTCGAGGATCATGCAGCGAAATGGCGAGCTAGAGCGCCGCGTGAGTGGCTGGAATGCTTATCGCCAGCAGTTGGCCGCCCTTTTGGACTGGCTGCGCCAGCGGGAAGTGGAGCGGAATGCCCTGCAGCTGAGGTACATTCACCTGAAGCGAGTGCCCCACCTGAAGAACCGCCTTGACGCCATGCTCCAGCAACTGGACCAAGGCGAACAGCAAAGCAAGGCTCtgcaggagcagcaacaggagctaTCCCGCCACTGCGACGATGCCCTGGCCACTGCCATGCGCATGGAGCAGGCCAGTATTGGTCAGCGAATCGGAAACCTTCGTGCCGCACTGAAGACCTGGCAAGGATTCCTGCAGCGCATCACCCAGCTATCGGAAAGCTATGAGCAGCGTGTGCAGCAGTTGCAGATGGAATTCGGAGCAGCTCAACAGCTTCTGGAGGCCAATAGCAGCGAATCCCTGCCCACTCAGCCGGCGGCCATTGAACAACTGCTGGGAGCCCTGCGATCCCAGCGCGTCCAGTTGGGTGCCCAAGTGCCCGCCCTTGAAGGACTCACGGTCACCCAGGAGGAGCTCAAGGAGTGCATCAGCCCGCACGATATGAAGACCATTCGCCAGCGCAACTGGCTGCTCTGGCAGCAGCACGCTGATCTGGACTACCAACTAGCCAACCTGATCAACTCAATCGAGGAGCGGCTGTCCCTGCTGTCCAACTACCAAATCAGATACGAGCGCATCTCCCACTGGCTGCTACGTTTGGAGCAGCGGGTGGAAAAGGATGCGGATGTGACGGCCATGGCGAACCCCGAACAGGCGGCCAAGCAGCTGGAGCAGCAAATTAACTCTGAGCTGCAACTGCGAGACAAGGAGCGTGAGTGGATTCTGTCCACCGGACGGGAACTACTTACCCTCTACGCGGAGCCGGAAGTTCGTTCCCAAGTGCAACAGCAGAGCGATAACCTCATCGACCGTTGGCAGCGACTGAAGTACCTGTGCAAACAGAGGGCCACCAAGATCGGGGAGCTGAAGATGACTCTGCTCCGACTGGAGGAGAGGATAGCCCTGATTCGCGCCTGGCTCTTCGAGGTGGAGTCCCAGCTAGACAAGCCCCTGAGCTTCGAGAGCTACACCCCCAATGTGATAGAAGCTAAACTGAAGGAGCACGAGCAGATCCAGCGATCCATTGAACACCACAGCAGTAATGTGGGCGAGGTGCTGAACCTCGTTGAGATGATGCTGAACGATGCTGACAGCTGGCGTACGCAGGTGAACACCTCCGGGCTGGCTATCTCCACCCAGAATCTCGAGCAGCGCTGGAAAAATGTGTGCAACCAGTCGGCGGAGCGCAAGCAGCGCATCCTGACCATCTGGAATCTGCTGCAGCAGCTGATCAAGCTAACAGCCGAGCACAAGAACTGGCTGGGCAAGCAGGAGGGTCAACTGACTGGCTACGAAAGGGACCAAAAATCCCACAGCAAGAACAAGCTGGAGGAGCGCCAAAAGGAGCTCAAGGCCAAGCTGGAGGAACTGGAAAGCCAGTCTGTGAACCTCCGCCAGCTGGAGCAGATTTATGCCAAACTGACGATGAGTGCCGGCGTGGAGCCGGAGAACATCCAGAAGCTGACACTTCCCACAAAGGTAATGGTGAGCATGTGGCGCCAGTTGATACCTCGCTGCCAAGCCCTTCTGGATGCCATCGACAAGGATGCGAAAATATTGCGAGAATTCAACAACGCCCAACTGGAGGCCACCAACTCCTTGAATGCCATTCAAAAGGCCCTCGAGCAGCTGCCCAGCCTGGAGGATCAGCAGAGCTCCAAGGCTGACCCAAAAGTGGTCATCCAGCGATTGGAGAGCCTGGAGAAGAAGCTGCAGGATGCCCAACAGCATGTCCAGCAGGCTGACAACCTGGCCCAGGAGGCCAAGGCCAGGACCAAGCAGCAACCGCAACTGAAGCAACTCCTAGAACTAATCACCGCCTACACCACTCTCTGGCAGACTGTTCAGACGAGGATCGTTACCCTCAAGACCAGTTGGCTGACTCGGGCGGCTCAGGCAGCCGCCGCAGCTGCTGTTCCCGTGGCAGAAGCCGCAAACGCCGCCATCCAAGTGAACACCCTGTCTCAAAGGAAACTGCGACAGACACAACAAATGCAACGCGAAACCTCCATCACCGCCAAGGATGCCTACATCATGGAACTCCAGACGGCCATCACCGAGTGCCAGGCCAATCTCGATGAGCTGCAGCGCACGGTGGCGGACAAGACCCGCAAGCCAGGCCCCCAGAAGATCGCCAAGTTACTGGGCAACGCCCAGTCCTCCACCGAGTTGGTGAAGCATCTGAGCCAGCTGCTGCTTACCGAGTGCCAGGCCGATAACCAGGCGGCCCAGGTGGACACCGTTGCAGAGCTCACGTTGCGCTTTGACACACTGCAGTCGCAGTGGAAGGCGCGACAGCAGCACGATCAGAATGCAAGGTAGGACGATGTTTTTATTGGTTTTCGTTATGTGTTCTATATGTTTTTTAAGCCTCGCCAAGTCAACAAAGTTAACCTTTTGGAGCCAAAGTGGCATATATCAGAATCTCTAATCCGATTTGTGTCTCAAATGCTCCCAAACTAAGCAAAGATGAACGGCATCCTGTATAGTTCCATCATATTATAACAGATGACTTGTGTTCAACTACAGATATTCATAATCTATCCTGTTGACTTGGCAATCATTGTTTCGGTTCCCCGATTTGAATTGATGTTGGTGTTTGGGTTTTGTTATTTGACTAACAAATTGTTTTATTGCTTCCATTTCGCTGTTGCCTATTTCTCGACCTTTActgtcacacacacatacgcaTAATACACACAAAAACACCTACGCCTAACTCAAACCTGCGCATTCATGACGACACACCAGGTGCCACCTACCTGCTTCCTACAAGTACAACTGCATACAGTAAGTGTTTACCTGGCCAGATTAACTAACCTATGGGCTGTAAAGTTCACCCCACCTGCTGTTTGACACCCTTTTGTGTTCTGTGTGGTTCTCCACTAGACAAAAACTGGCAGCGGATGACCAATGGCCGCCAGACTCCAGGGTGGAGCACAGCAAGAGATGTGGATCTTCACGCTCAAAGTCTAAGCTGCTGCTTTTTTAAGACTCGTCTAAGAAATTTGACAAGAACAGCTTAAGCTTAACAATTAATTCTCACACTAAGATTGGTTGCGGTTTAATTACTAGTTAATACACccttattaattaaattcttttttaaacttttagcGAGGTCGGCCGGCTAACGTGTCCGCTCTGCACGCAGCGTAATTGGCAGCAGATCGACAACGATCTGTGGCGCCTCGAGCAGTGGCTTCAGTTCGCCGAGAGCACCCAGAAAGCCCAAACGTCTCCCCCCTCGAACATCGAGCTTCTCGAGGATGTCACCCAGGACCATCGCGAGTTCCTGCTGGATCTCGAGAGTCACAAGTCGATCATCTCATCCCTGAATGTGGTCGGTGACCATCTGGCCACCCATACCCTGGACACCGAGAAGGCGCGACAGCTGCGTTCACGGCTGGAGGCTGACAACGAGCGCTGGAACAATGTGTGCATCAATGCCACCAAGTGGCAAGGACTGCTGCAGACCGCTCTGATGGGCAACAGTGAGTTCCACCAGACCATTGATGAGCTGGTGGACTGGCTGCAGCGAACCGAGCAAAACATCAAGGCTTCGGAGCCCGTTGACCTCACCGAGGAGCGTTCTGTCCTGGAGGCCAAGTTCAAGAAGTTCAAGGACCTGCGTGCCGAACTCGAAAGATGCGAACCCCGTGTAGTGAGCCTGCAAGATGCGGCTGATCAGCTGCTGCGCGCTGTTGAAGGCTCCGAGGAGCAGTCGCAACACACCTACGAGAGGTAAGGTATCCGGTGGCCAGTTCCGAGGGCGGAACGAAATGATTCGGGGTGCCTTGAGCTTAGAGGATAACGATAGGGATTTAAATGGAGAGAAGGGACCTAGTTGGTTGGGCGACAAATTAATTAGCCATTTTGTAGTTAAATTTACTGATTAgtagttttgatttttttaatatttaatgtagtaatttttagtttttgtatTAGTATATCCCTGTAGAAACTGTAATTTGTTGATTGAAGAACTTATATCTATAGTAGACACACCTCTTATTTATACTTTCCTACTCTTCACCATTTGCTTTTCCATTAAAAGTATTTTGGAATTTATTGCTTAAtcactttaaatattttcaaaactaTTCCGTACAAAATTATACTCTATTCTATCAAAATTATACTAAAACTGTCTCTGAGACAGCTCTACTTTTTGGCACAACCACTATACTCTCTATACAATTTACACAAATAGCAGATCTTATGAAgctttattttctatattacGAATCGACCGATCGAACATTTGTTTTTgcctttaaacacttttgtgttgccgttttttgttgcatatatTATTTTGTGTTGTATTTTTTGGTACTCAAAATTCTTTCGTCCGCCCATTCTAACCCTTCATCCAAACTGACACCCACAAGAGCCTTGgcaaatgttttaaatgctcCAGAACCCTTTCCAGGTTGACCGATCTCCGGCTGCGTCTCCAATCCCTGCGCCGACTGTCTGGAATCTATATCGTCAAACTGGGCGCCGTCCTCGGATACGAGGGCGATAACCTTGGCGTCCCCCTGCACCTGTTGTCTAGCGAGGTAAGTCCTGAATCACTTGCATTAAATTACAATCCTTGAGAATTGTCCTGAAaatatattgattttatttgttGATTTGTGAGCGCACCAGAAGTAAGTGAAACCAATCGGCAGATCAataagaaaatgtgaaaaattcGTAAACTCTTATGATttctattatttataatttattttcgtttttccTTCTGTTTCTTTGTCGCAATTCTAGCTTTTGGATAATACTACATTATCAACCTCTTCTATGCAGGCCGCCGCACCAAACACAGAAAATGCAAAGTAAATATCCATAGattgtttaattttagttcGAGCATCTTGTGCACTTTAAAGTTATGATTCAAACGAGCACATAGATTGCCCCTCTGTAGCTGTAGCATTTTGTTAATTATGAGATACATTgttttttcccaaaactaaTTGACTTTTTGTGTCCACAGCAACACCGATGGCGATGCTGTCGATGGCGATGTCATCAATACCACGGTTCTGGCGCGCGGTGCTCGCTTCCTAGGCCGCGTTGCCCGTGCCTCCCTGCCCATTCAGGCTCTCATGCTGCTGCTTTTAGGTGTGGCCACTCTGGTGCCCCACGGTGAGGACTACACCTGCATGTTCTCGAACACCTTCGCCCGCAGTCTGGAGCCGATGTTGTCGTACCCCCACGGACCTCCGCCGACCTAAgttacccaaaaaaaaacaaaaagtattcataaaatataatgCCCGAACAAAACCCATAAGCTGTCGTCGAGTTGCCATTGGATTAGTGCAATGAATAGATCAAGATCAAAGTCAAGAAACCTAACAAGAACGCCTAACTATAGCGTAGTGTGAGAAGAAATCCCTTAATTTCAAATGCCTTTTTGTATGCTAAATTCCTGTAAAAATCCTCGCACCCAAGTgcgtttgaaaaaaaatttataaatgaaTTGAAATCGTTGTAAATTGTAGTTGTATGTAATTTTATAGAGATTTGATAGCTAGAGGCATTGATGCAACATGAAAATCCAAACAATTTGTATATAACCTACTGACAAGACTCGACGAGCCGAACATGAAACactcaaacaaaaatatatgaaaatcaATAACCTTGTATGAAAAACTAACGACAAGTAACGAAACCCTTTTGTAAAACGATATATacattatacatatatatttgcaCAGCAAACAATTTATATAATCATATATACCCACGTATATGATcctaagaaaaagaaaaaaaaaacaaaaaacatataaaaacccaacattttgtatataaagaaaaaattaagctAATACGAAATCAAAGTACGCACACGAAAATAAAACTCATAACCGCACGTTACCCTTCGAAAAGAGAACTTGCAGCAGGGGAGTGTGTTCGGGGTCCTGCAAATTTCGTGGAACATTTTTGCAGGGCCAGAACACAAATCCCTGCTGCCATCAAATGGCTATGGACGCGAATAAATAGCAACACAAATCATGACCCACATAGACCAAATGCCTGAAGATCTATTGGCTAATCGATGACACTTACTGGCTGCTCGCCTTTCTCCCAATTTCAAGGCGTTGTAGATCGTAAAAGCCATTGATTAACTTTTAGACTCAGGCCCTTAGTGCTACCACTGCCAAAGGATAGATCTTCCCCTGGCCAAGCTCTCTCCCACGGCCAGGTGGTATAAAAGTAACACGTCAAGTGCACCCGCCACAGGTCACTATGAAACATTTCGATCCTAAAACACCAACCCGGCAGCGGTGGCTAGACATTTCAAGCATTCCTGAAACTCATTTCCAAATTACCCATAGACATTGAGCCGTCCTAGCCATTGATGTCTAATCCTCTCCAGAAGCGGCAAGCGTGCGTGCCACGAGCATTGAACAAAACGAAGCAAGTGTCCTATGCCGGTGCTAAACCAACCAACAAATTTTctatataaagaaaaaatgtaaaatgcgtatacaaaaaagaaattaatattataaattaaaaagaaaaactcttgaaaaaaatcgtaaaaatGCAATCTGCAAATAGAAAAGTGGCTAAAGTCCATCCAGTAAAGAAACCCATTTtgttgttaatattttttgataaTCCTAATTATATTTGCCTTATACTTATCCAACTTGTTTATtaatactattttttattatttaacgcTTGAGCAATTATTGAGAAAATgcatacatttatttattagacCTATACGATTTATTACCTATCTAATTAAGTTTGatttaaatgttaaatttgTGTAATTTGCTGCTTCTATCTGgttataaaaaatgaaacgttATCaagtttatataatttatgtaGCATTTTAAGATTTCCTTTCTTGTGAACAACTGTACCTTTATATGCATTATGATTATTAAagaacaatttaaaaatattaaacattgATTGCatgattgaatttttaataagttAAATTAATAGTATCGAAGATATAAAATCGGGAAGGGGAACTTTCGACCTCTGGAGATCTTTTAGACAAGTTATGTGTAGTTTCCTAAATTTAATCGAGACGACAGGCCTATACGGAATATGAGGTCTTTaaatattgcgtatacgcaccATATGGCCTATTCGTTTTTGTGGGGTTTTTAGCTAATTACTTTTCTGTTATTTGGTAAACGATAATTGATCTAGATAAGGCATAATAATGCCCTTCGATTTACCTAAAAATGTTTAACAATGTGAGGAGAACGATGATTTTGGGCAAAATGTTACTTTTGGAACACTTTTTAGCCATTTTACAACTAGAGTGTCTATGCGGGCACCTCCAGTCcgcctaaaaataaataaaatgtaggGTATAAGGGTACTGGGAaccaaatttataaaattataaaatttataaatattacttGTATTAAGACTATATTTGTCACATATTTCACTAGTGTAGTCGTGTGAATACacataaatttgaataaaataatgaGTTTGCTTAAGGTTTGAGATTCTCTGAGACTGCCTCAAGTTCGACCCGATAGATATATCAAAAATCAATTCTCGAAACTTTCCCAAAGGAACCCAGACCCCAAGCGAACACTTCTAGCCAGGATCCAAATCGATTTCTTAGCGTTTGTAGGCCATGGAGGTGCATTTGTCGTAGCGACCTAGAATTTGGGGCattaacggaacgccaagcCGCATGCTGGCACTCCTGACCTCTGGATAGACCACAGGCTTGCGTTCCTCAACCCAACGGATCGGCTGGGTCAGTTCCTCTACACTCCGGTCCAGTCTAATGCCACACTTGCCCTGGTGTTGCCGGAAGCGAGTGGGCTTGTGCATTTTGTGGTGTGGATCGCGATAGTAGTCCCGATACTTCTGGCACTGCAAATAGAAGTTGTCGATCCTGTCCAGATCATCGTAGTCGACAATGACCATTCCGATCCGTGGGGCAAAGCCGAGAATAGCCCTACGCTGTACATCTGCGTTTGTCGCCACTTTCAACATATCCACCTCGGGTATGGGTTCGTTAATCATTTCAATCATTTTGGTATATTGTGTCCAATGAGGTCTCTTATGGCTATTAAAGAATTCTCGTGTTTATGTGTTCTTAAAACTTCCTTAAATAACACTAAATGCCAAGGAAAACAGTTTCCGAATAAGTCAAAGAGTACTTAGTTTCAAAActtcattaaataaaaaacaatatttttttcaaattttgatTTACTTTAGATGGTTTTGTAACTCTTGTTTTACtcattttaatttagtttttatcgCATATAAATTGGGTGAGATTCACATAATCTCTTATCACGGAACACAACGCACAGATAGTGATTTTTTATGTGCAACAACGCGGCGTAGTTTTATCAATTTGTTTACTGAGTTCAAGATTGCTTTATGCCTATAGTACTTGGCCGCTGGGAGgtttaatttaaatcaaaaaaattgcTCAATATACGCTCAGTATGGTTCTGATTTCGTTGCGAGTGGTCATGTGTCCGGTTACCACAATTTTGTTGGGTTTGGTTGGGCTGTTTGCCCTGGTGTACATCTTTTTGACATGGAACTTCAACTACTGGAAAAAGCGTGGAATACCAAGTGCGAAGGCATGGCCTTTTGTTGGCAGTTTCCCCAGTGTATTCACCCAGAAGCGGAACATGGTATATGACATTGAGGACGTCTATAAGTAAGCAAAGAATTCATTCGAGAAATTAAACTAACAATATATTATCATTAGTCAATACAAGGACTCCGATAGCATTGTGGGTTTGTTCAATACTCGTCTTCCGCAACTGATGGTCACAACACCGGAGTATGCTCATAAAATATATGCCAGCGACTTTCGCAGTTTCCATGATAATGAAATGGGTTTGTTTGTATGTACTTGAAATTCTTTAATTTAAAGTTATATGTAATAACTTATTGCATATATGTTGGCAGACTAATAAGAAGGTGGACAGGATATTGGCCAACAATCCATTCGTACTGTCAGGAAATGAGTGGAAAGAGAGACGCGCGGAAGTAACGCCAGGACTTTCAGCAAATCGGGTAAGTAATTCCGAGTCCGAATTAATACAATCTATTTTGCTGATAACGCTGTGTTTTTAATGTGTATTGAGAACGTTTAAAAGGTTATCGTTAGTTAATGAATGAATAATATAAGgtatcatttttataaattaatagcCATCAATGAATTGATATGATTTCATGCTAATAGGTATACAAGATAGGAAAGCTAAATTAgggtggagccgaagttaatatacaAATACAGTTTTTATAAGTGTTTTTGGATTTATTCTAAAACACTTattgtttttagattttacTACAGAATCGTGGTACGGtaatccgcacaagaaac includes these proteins:
- the LOC6498330 gene encoding uncharacterized protein LOC6498330 — its product is MIEMINEPIPEVDMLKVATNADVQRRAILGFAPRIGMVIVDYDDLDRIDNFYLQCQKYRDYYRDPHHKMHKPTRFRQHQGKCGIRLDRSVEELTQPIRWVEERKPVVYPEVRSASMRLGVPLMPQILGRYDKCTSMAYKR